One genomic window of Boudabousia tangfeifanii includes the following:
- a CDS encoding peptidylprolyl isomerase, with translation MKATLHTNFGDINLELFPNHAPKTVANFTELATGKREWTHPGTGETTTDPLYNGVIFHRVIDGFMIQGGDPLGVGVGGPGYRFEDEFHPELNFNEPYLLAMANAGPGTNGSQFFITVAPTPHLTFRHTIFGKVADEESRQVVDKIAATPTDGRDKPLEDVVIESVTVTE, from the coding sequence ATGAAAGCAACACTACACACCAATTTTGGTGACATTAACCTAGAACTTTTCCCTAACCACGCACCAAAGACCGTGGCTAACTTTACTGAGCTCGCCACCGGCAAGCGCGAATGGACCCACCCAGGAACCGGTGAAACCACCACCGATCCGTTGTACAACGGTGTCATTTTCCACCGCGTCATTGACGGCTTCATGATCCAGGGCGGAGACCCACTCGGCGTGGGCGTCGGTGGCCCCGGCTACCGCTTCGAAGACGAGTTCCACCCAGAGCTCAACTTCAACGAGCCCTACCTCCTAGCCATGGCAAACGCCGGCCCAGGCACCAACGGCTCCCAGTTCTTCATCACCGTCGCCCCCACCCCTCACCTCACCTTCCGTCACACCATTTTCGGTAAGGTCGCAGATGAGGAATCACGCCAGGTAGTCGACAAGATTGCCGCCACCCCCACCGATGGCCGTGACAAGCCACTCGAGGACGTCGTCATCGAGTCCGTCACCGTCACCGAGTGA
- a CDS encoding rhomboid family intramembrane serine protease produces MNYQKLKAKTAGAPITFIIMGICLIFAIWYEFNPQISRDMAVLVVQSYLQPWRLIASAFAHYGVTHFLLNMWALYLFGPTIERSIGSLRFAGLYLFTAFGSAVFVEFTQVFQISQPSYTAGASGAIFGLFSVVIVLWRRLHTDVRGMLTLLAINFAYGFVVGGVSWEGHLGGIIFGAIYAAVVLLITPDPAPPTRLRYGNQSLVGAPSLGDMQNLPQHLLAEDALDAQQWKNSVRLRNAWQIFATVALFAGVWWWHLHLYAPYVRMVGDISI; encoded by the coding sequence GTGAACTATCAAAAATTAAAGGCCAAAACTGCTGGTGCCCCCATCACTTTTATCATCATGGGGATCTGCCTAATCTTTGCCATCTGGTACGAGTTCAATCCGCAAATCAGTCGCGATATGGCCGTACTGGTGGTGCAGTCCTACCTGCAGCCTTGGCGGCTAATCGCCTCTGCCTTTGCCCACTACGGCGTCACCCACTTCTTGCTCAACATGTGGGCGCTGTACCTGTTTGGGCCCACCATTGAACGCTCCATCGGATCGTTGCGCTTCGCTGGACTGTATTTGTTTACCGCCTTTGGTTCGGCTGTTTTCGTCGAGTTCACCCAAGTTTTCCAAATCTCCCAGCCCTCATACACCGCGGGTGCCTCAGGTGCGATCTTCGGTCTTTTCTCCGTAGTGATTGTGCTTTGGCGTCGGCTACACACGGATGTGCGCGGCATGCTGACCCTGCTGGCCATTAACTTCGCCTACGGCTTTGTCGTTGGAGGCGTTAGCTGGGAAGGCCACCTCGGCGGCATTATTTTCGGTGCCATTTACGCGGCGGTCGTCCTGCTAATCACCCCAGATCCCGCTCCGCCTACTCGCTTGCGCTACGGTAACCAGTCATTGGTTGGTGCCCCATCCCTAGGGGACATGCAGAATTTGCCGCAGCATTTGCTGGCCGAGGACGCCCTCGATGCCCAGCAATGGAAAAATAGCGTTCGCCTACGTAATGCTTGGCAGATTTTCGCTACCGTGGCCCTTTTCGCTGGCGTCTGGTGGTGGCACCTCCACCTTTACGCTCCTTACGTGCGAATGGTTGGGGATATCTCCATCTGA
- a CDS encoding cell division protein CrgA, producing the protein MPESRKRKIDGKPVVKAPEKSTEITPHWTDGIKPTPSWWAPVFVTIGLIGLVWLVVYYMSAAQYPIPGIGNWNLACALGFMFVSFMMVLRWR; encoded by the coding sequence ATGCCCGAGAGCCGCAAGCGTAAGATCGATGGGAAGCCGGTAGTTAAGGCCCCCGAGAAGTCGACTGAGATTACGCCGCACTGGACTGATGGAATTAAGCCAACCCCATCGTGGTGGGCTCCAGTTTTCGTCACCATTGGTTTGATCGGCCTGGTTTGGCTAGTGGTTTACTACATGTCTGCTGCTCAGTACCCGATTCCAGGGATTGGTAACTGGAACTTGGCTTGCGCCCTTGGTTTCATGTTCGTTTCGTTCATGATGGTATTGCGTTGGCGCTAG
- a CDS encoding DUF881 domain-containing protein, translated as MSGEVAQEAKQNANEASTLAPTPQKAHKGFHREHRHPAKNPTKPFARIRMLTAVTMIVAGVIMGTSAKSSVGVIRTHSNDVKGLVRTEMMVNEKTRHHNEKLKQQIAEAEAKLPKEVKPSDEELLASATAPVIGPGVTVKLWDAPEAPDKENPDIYVIHQQDIEGVMNALWNGGAEAMTVQGQRIAVNSRIRCVGNVIYVDGTVYSPPFVISAIGDPKKLQKSLTEDETMRIYQQYVDKYGLGYSEEAAKQLKFPAIPQLPNFEINRNPEAK; from the coding sequence TTGAGCGGCGAAGTAGCGCAAGAAGCTAAGCAAAACGCCAACGAGGCGAGCACTTTGGCCCCCACACCTCAAAAAGCCCACAAGGGATTCCATCGCGAACACCGTCATCCCGCCAAAAACCCCACCAAACCATTTGCCCGAATCCGTATGCTCACCGCGGTAACCATGATTGTTGCCGGGGTAATTATGGGTACCTCCGCCAAATCTTCCGTTGGCGTGATCCGCACCCACTCCAATGACGTCAAAGGGCTCGTGCGCACTGAAATGATGGTGAACGAAAAAACTCGGCACCACAACGAAAAACTTAAACAACAAATTGCCGAGGCCGAAGCCAAGCTCCCGAAAGAAGTAAAACCTTCCGACGAAGAACTACTTGCCTCCGCTACCGCCCCAGTTATAGGTCCAGGCGTTACCGTCAAACTCTGGGATGCACCCGAAGCCCCCGACAAAGAAAACCCAGACATCTACGTCATTCACCAACAAGACATTGAAGGCGTAATGAATGCGCTATGGAACGGGGGAGCGGAAGCCATGACCGTCCAAGGGCAACGCATTGCGGTCAATAGCCGCATCCGTTGCGTTGGAAACGTCATCTACGTGGACGGTACCGTCTACTCTCCGCCCTTCGTCATTTCTGCGATTGGAGATCCAAAAAAGCTCCAAAAGTCCTTAACAGAAGACGAAACAATGAGAATTTATCAACAATATGTGGATAAATATGGCTTGGGATACAGCGAAGAAGCCGCAAAACAACTAAAATTCCCCGCGATACCACAATTGCCAAATTTTGAAATCAACAGGAACCCGGAGGCTAAATGA
- a CDS encoding class E sortase, with amino-acid sequence MTSPHEPPYQPQNSGNQTPSSRIPSRRERRQTEGEPPKGTSMSQGNSETYRLAGTEGEGVVPPSAQTPRWSGLSQNPNTVDNSAGHPGESRIQPGYSGQPTRRVVSPSASQTGGYQSAMPTGNNPTGNPTGGYHQGQTAPMTQRPRPANVTPENASAPQNGTAQAAAHQGPASGNAPAYPPAFARPTTAATSAPTNGNHAGNPTENVAATQASLASGAESRSVDPAVNPASNASNSSVSAASPSPVEPAVQNVPEAPAATSTSTVPSFAPVSAANAPTPVPPTSPFDAVYGEPIPGYTEEKTERTLFQKIRYAILTVIGVLGELLITAAFVVGMFAVWQLFWTTFEVEAGRDQQVAAFEKTLPDAPKTVSNDIRTDPPPPIGDVAHGAVFATMYVPRWHMMQIPVAQGVDQYILDQAFAGHYVGQYPTAMPGELGNFSVAAHRRSYGNSFRRINTIQPGDPIVVETKDAYLVFHATDHQIVLPSQSDVIAPVPGDWHASPTERLMTMTTCDPEWGNSHRYIQHLKFSHWVPRESGIPVELTKELN; translated from the coding sequence ATGACATCACCACATGAACCTCCGTACCAGCCACAAAATTCCGGCAATCAAACTCCTAGCTCACGCATCCCTTCTCGTCGTGAACGCAGACAAACCGAGGGCGAACCCCCCAAAGGCACCTCAATGTCCCAAGGGAACAGCGAAACATACCGCTTGGCGGGCACCGAAGGCGAAGGCGTCGTGCCGCCTAGTGCGCAAACACCCCGCTGGAGTGGCCTTAGCCAAAACCCAAATACCGTAGATAATTCAGCAGGACATCCAGGCGAAAGTCGCATTCAGCCCGGATATTCTGGCCAACCGACCAGACGCGTAGTCTCGCCCTCGGCCAGCCAAACCGGCGGCTACCAAAGCGCCATGCCAACCGGAAACAACCCAACCGGAAATCCCACGGGTGGTTACCACCAAGGGCAAACGGCCCCGATGACGCAGCGCCCTCGGCCAGCCAACGTTACCCCAGAAAATGCTTCCGCCCCGCAAAATGGCACAGCTCAGGCAGCGGCCCACCAAGGACCAGCTAGCGGGAACGCCCCAGCATATCCACCAGCTTTTGCTCGGCCGACTACGGCCGCCACCTCGGCACCTACAAACGGAAATCACGCCGGAAACCCTACGGAAAATGTGGCAGCCACTCAGGCTTCCCTAGCTTCTGGAGCAGAAAGTCGCTCGGTTGATCCCGCGGTTAACCCAGCAAGCAACGCGAGCAACTCTTCAGTCAGCGCGGCATCGCCAAGCCCAGTCGAACCGGCTGTCCAAAACGTCCCAGAGGCTCCGGCCGCCACGTCGACCTCGACAGTTCCTAGCTTTGCTCCAGTTTCGGCGGCCAACGCCCCAACTCCAGTGCCACCAACTTCCCCCTTTGATGCGGTTTATGGGGAACCAATCCCGGGTTACACCGAAGAAAAGACCGAACGGACGCTCTTTCAAAAAATCCGCTACGCCATCCTCACAGTGATTGGCGTCCTCGGCGAACTTTTGATTACTGCCGCTTTCGTGGTGGGCATGTTCGCGGTCTGGCAGCTATTCTGGACCACTTTCGAGGTCGAGGCCGGCCGCGACCAGCAAGTCGCCGCTTTCGAAAAAACGCTACCTGACGCCCCGAAAACCGTGTCCAACGATATTCGTACCGATCCGCCACCGCCGATCGGCGACGTGGCCCATGGAGCCGTTTTCGCCACCATGTACGTGCCTCGCTGGCACATGATGCAGATTCCAGTTGCCCAAGGTGTCGACCAGTACATTTTGGACCAGGCTTTTGCCGGACACTACGTGGGACAATATCCCACCGCCATGCCCGGGGAACTCGGCAACTTCTCGGTGGCTGCCCACCGTCGTTCCTACGGCAACAGCTTCCGAAGGATCAACACCATTCAGCCAGGTGACCCCATTGTGGTCGAAACCAAGGACGCCTACCTCGTCTTCCATGCCACCGACCACCAGATCGTCCTCCCGAGCCAATCAGATGTGATTGCACCCGTCCCAGGCGATTGGCACGCCAGCCCTACCGAGCGGCTCATGACCATGACGACCTGTGACCCAGAATGGGGCAACTCTCACCGCTACATCCAACACCTGAAGTTCTCTCACTGGGTCCCACGTGAAAGTGGCATCCCAGTCGAACTAACAAAGGAGCTCAACTAA